A section of the Microbacterium forte genome encodes:
- a CDS encoding CDP-glycerol glycerophosphotransferase family protein, with protein MGAVSDVKKAYRLLKRALASRKAVQRVRRRLAEREPHQPEHYQVAVYFADGDVNMYQMRQWYRPLAELSKRWPVVVLSRSATGADKLLDEDGPPVAFVPTIRDLERFISSQDIRVVLYVNQNTRNFQMFRYGRRWHVFINHGESDKMYMTTNQYKAYDYALVAGQAARDRLSRTLWDWDIDRRTIEIGRPQADHYSGTLPYVPDERTVVLYAPTWEGDRPSAHYGSIATHGETLVTTLLASRGHRVIYRPHPRSGVLDDEYGAAHRRIIAAIAAANAADPTAQHVYDNGAELGWQLAAADVAVVDISAMVYDRLAVGKPLMITRPADERASIDTNGYLSDCEWLSADAAGDIVAEVERVRADEVAIARLRMWVQHYFGDTTPGAATEKFHAAIERLMKEWDQWQAHEVGAVRGDEDDDDEEADEEEV; from the coding sequence ATGGGTGCAGTGTCCGACGTGAAGAAGGCCTACCGTCTGCTGAAGCGGGCGCTCGCCTCGCGCAAGGCTGTACAGCGAGTGCGACGGCGCCTCGCCGAACGCGAACCGCACCAGCCGGAGCACTACCAGGTGGCGGTGTACTTCGCCGACGGCGACGTGAACATGTACCAGATGCGGCAGTGGTACCGCCCGCTCGCCGAGCTGTCGAAGCGGTGGCCGGTCGTCGTGCTGTCCCGTTCGGCGACGGGTGCCGACAAGCTGCTCGACGAGGACGGCCCCCCGGTCGCCTTCGTCCCCACGATCCGTGACCTCGAGAGGTTCATCTCGTCGCAGGACATCCGCGTCGTCCTGTACGTGAACCAGAACACCCGCAACTTCCAGATGTTCCGCTACGGCAGGCGCTGGCACGTGTTCATCAACCACGGCGAGTCCGACAAGATGTACATGACCACGAATCAGTACAAGGCGTATGACTATGCGCTTGTCGCCGGGCAGGCCGCACGCGACCGTCTGTCGCGGACGCTCTGGGACTGGGACATCGATCGGCGCACGATCGAGATCGGCCGCCCGCAGGCGGACCACTACTCGGGGACGCTCCCGTACGTGCCCGACGAGCGCACGGTCGTGCTCTATGCCCCGACGTGGGAAGGCGACCGCCCGAGCGCGCACTACGGGTCGATCGCCACGCATGGCGAGACCCTGGTCACGACGCTGCTCGCGTCCCGCGGACACCGCGTGATCTACCGGCCGCACCCGCGAAGCGGGGTCCTCGACGACGAGTACGGCGCAGCGCACCGTCGCATCATCGCGGCCATCGCGGCGGCGAACGCCGCCGACCCCACGGCCCAGCACGTGTACGACAACGGGGCGGAGCTCGGATGGCAGCTGGCTGCCGCCGATGTCGCAGTCGTCGACATCTCGGCGATGGTCTACGACCGCCTGGCCGTGGGCAAGCCGCTGATGATCACGCGACCGGCAGACGAGCGTGCGTCGATCGACACCAACGGCTACCTGTCGGACTGCGAGTGGCTCAGCGCGGACGCTGCGGGGGACATCGTCGCCGAGGTCGAACGCGTCCGTGCCGACGAGGTGGCCATCGCCAGGTTGCGCATGTGGGTGCAGCACTATTTCGGCGACACGACGCCGGGTGCCGCGACCGAGAAGTTCCACGCCGCGATCGAGCGCCTCATGAAGGAGTGGGATCAGTGGCAGGCGCACGAGGTCGGGGCGGTGCGCGGCGACGAGGACGACGACGACGAAGAGGCCGACGAAGAGGAGGTCTGA
- a CDS encoding glycosyltransferase: MPVLNERAYLEHAIASVLAQELSVPAELVLALGPSTDGTTELAQRLAAEDDRIRLVDNPAAHIPVGLNAAIRASRFATIVRVDAHSELAPGYAALALQTLERTGAANVGGVMRADGRTPFQTSVARLYNSPVGLGGGAYHGGTHEGEAESAYLGVMRRTVLEEVGLFDESIRRGEDWELNLRIRQAGHLVWFDPNLSVTYWPRESWLRLARQFRATGAWRGELVRRYGRRNGIRFFAPPALVVLVAVAVVTGILQLTGVLTGVLSLIVSAVVYLPLVAYLMLVIVVACLPGGGGPRQRLWTLLVLPTMHLSWGLGFLGGVLRGARDTVDASRLGTRNTPLP, from the coding sequence ATGCCCGTGCTCAACGAACGCGCCTACCTGGAGCACGCGATCGCCTCCGTGCTGGCGCAGGAGCTGAGCGTTCCGGCCGAGCTCGTGCTCGCGCTCGGGCCGTCCACCGATGGCACGACGGAGCTCGCTCAGCGTCTCGCAGCGGAGGACGACCGGATCCGGCTCGTCGACAACCCCGCCGCGCACATCCCGGTCGGATTGAACGCGGCGATCCGGGCCAGCCGCTTCGCGACGATCGTCCGCGTCGACGCGCATTCCGAGCTCGCTCCCGGGTACGCGGCGCTCGCGCTCCAGACCCTCGAGCGCACGGGCGCTGCCAACGTCGGCGGCGTGATGCGCGCTGACGGCCGCACACCGTTCCAGACGTCGGTGGCGCGCCTCTACAACTCGCCGGTCGGTCTCGGTGGCGGCGCGTATCACGGTGGCACTCACGAGGGTGAAGCCGAATCCGCGTACCTCGGCGTCATGCGCCGGACGGTGCTCGAAGAAGTGGGGCTCTTCGACGAGTCGATCCGCCGCGGCGAGGACTGGGAGCTCAATCTCCGTATCCGCCAGGCAGGGCACCTCGTCTGGTTCGACCCGAATCTCTCCGTGACCTACTGGCCACGCGAGAGCTGGCTGCGCCTCGCGCGTCAGTTCCGGGCGACCGGAGCGTGGCGCGGCGAGCTCGTGCGCCGATACGGGCGCCGCAACGGCATCCGCTTCTTCGCTCCCCCTGCGCTGGTGGTCCTCGTCGCCGTCGCCGTCGTCACCGGGATCCTTCAGCTCACCGGCGTCCTCACCGGAGTGCTGTCGCTGATCGTCTCGGCCGTCGTCTATCTGCCGCTGGTGGCGTACCTCATGCTGGTGATCGTCGTCGCCTGCCTGCCCGGCGGGGGCGGCCCACGGCAGAGGCTCTGGACGCTGCTCGTGCTGCCGACCATGCACCTCTCGTGGGGCCTCGGCTTCCTCGGCGGCGTGCTGCGCGGTGCTCGCGACACCGTCGACGCATCGCGTCTCGGCACCCGCAACACGCCACTCCCCTAG
- a CDS encoding CDP-glycerol glycerophosphotransferase family protein, whose protein sequence is MTTARIDEAAETLVIAGAGQRPTTAELIGPRARVDARVTGGGKTWKATFPLRASRWGGPELPLPTGDYELRIAGAEFGDLLIAPEVLAGVRIAVDGATVRIAAPIDPAYETSEGQATLEGRYVAHPGATENAVFFESFYGRTVGCNPQAIDRALFAQAPDVVRYWSVVDLSVAVPDGAIAVVEGSPEWWRARAASRLLVVNDWLRRRFVRKPGQKVLQTWHGTPLKRLALHRPGFDPRRMAAVVKESRRWDVLLAQNTYSERILRKAYAFFGRPIWVEGYPRNDALVTGDAAGIRGDLGIADGERVLLYAPTWRDDLTEMVDFIDPEELARQTDSVVLVRGHSRTIDTGRDRAGARVIDVTGYPETSKLLLAADVLITDYSSVMFDFSVTGKPMYFLVPDLDHYRGELRGFYFDLATRAPGPLVHSQDELVTALADSTHESVYAERYAAWRAQFNSRDDGHAAERVVARILDQGYVTR, encoded by the coding sequence ATGACCACGGCCAGGATCGATGAGGCGGCAGAGACGCTGGTCATCGCAGGCGCCGGTCAGCGCCCGACCACGGCGGAGCTGATCGGGCCGCGGGCCCGTGTCGACGCTCGGGTCACCGGCGGAGGGAAGACCTGGAAGGCGACGTTCCCGCTGCGCGCGTCGCGGTGGGGCGGCCCGGAGCTGCCGCTTCCCACGGGGGACTACGAGCTGCGCATCGCGGGTGCAGAGTTCGGTGATCTCCTCATCGCCCCGGAGGTGCTGGCGGGCGTGCGGATCGCCGTCGACGGCGCGACAGTGCGGATCGCTGCACCGATCGACCCTGCGTATGAGACGAGTGAGGGGCAGGCGACCCTCGAGGGGCGCTATGTCGCGCATCCCGGAGCCACCGAGAACGCGGTCTTCTTCGAGAGCTTCTACGGCCGCACCGTCGGCTGCAACCCTCAGGCGATCGACCGCGCCCTCTTCGCGCAGGCACCGGATGTCGTGCGCTACTGGAGTGTCGTCGACCTGTCCGTGGCGGTTCCGGACGGGGCGATCGCGGTCGTCGAGGGCAGCCCGGAGTGGTGGCGGGCCCGTGCAGCGTCGCGGCTGCTGGTCGTCAACGATTGGCTGCGTCGCAGGTTCGTCCGCAAGCCGGGGCAGAAGGTGCTGCAGACCTGGCACGGCACTCCGCTGAAACGGCTCGCGCTGCACCGACCCGGATTCGACCCTCGCCGCATGGCGGCCGTCGTCAAGGAGTCCCGCCGCTGGGACGTGCTTCTGGCGCAGAACACCTACTCCGAGCGCATTCTGCGCAAGGCATACGCGTTCTTCGGACGACCGATCTGGGTCGAGGGATATCCGCGGAACGACGCACTCGTCACCGGTGACGCCGCCGGCATCCGCGGCGACCTCGGCATCGCCGACGGCGAGCGGGTGCTTCTGTACGCCCCGACGTGGCGCGATGATCTGACCGAGATGGTCGACTTCATCGACCCGGAGGAGCTCGCCAGGCAGACGGACTCCGTCGTGCTCGTGCGTGGTCACTCGCGCACGATCGACACCGGGCGGGATCGAGCCGGTGCCCGTGTCATCGATGTCACCGGGTATCCCGAGACCTCGAAGCTCCTGCTCGCGGCCGACGTCCTGATCACCGACTACTCGTCGGTGATGTTCGATTTCAGCGTCACGGGAAAGCCGATGTACTTCCTCGTGCCGGACCTCGATCACTACCGAGGAGAGCTCCGAGGGTTCTACTTCGATCTCGCGACCCGCGCGCCGGGGCCGCTCGTGCATTCCCAGGACGAACTCGTCACCGCGCTCGCCGACAGCACGCATGAGAGCGTCTACGCCGAGCGCTACGCCGCCTGGCGGGCGCAGTTCAACTCGCGGGACGACGGGCACGCGGCGGAGCGGGTCGTCGCGCGCATCCTCGACCAGGGGTACGTCACCAGGTGA
- a CDS encoding CDP-glycerol glycerophosphotransferase family protein, translating to MASFSFGSGNAAKLLRIPLYLAGRAGTLVIPRGTRWVFGCGAGVGDGALALQRLVAAEGHDTVWLTSSEREDSDAAALGIRTTRKDSLRGWWATARAGVVVVTHGLGDVNRYAVSGAFVVQLWHGIPLKRIGLDSPATTQVPDIPGAPVLRRLIGILYRRAAQRIRVLPAASHRSRGRLESAFALGDGRVVVTGEPRVDVLSSGDPIERRAKASDVLDRAIGGLPTGSRIILYAPTWRDGADDPAVPTAAQWVQIIRVLEESDAVLLVRSHPLGEGGYAPPLPSRRVRMLGSGVLSDVTPVLPAVDVLVTDYSSLAYDVGLLRMPVLFLAPDAEDYARTRGFYGRFQDVAGEDAPTSWDALLPQLSALLDDDDVFAAQSERSGTLSAEMHAFRDGGNTRRVYEKIRARGIPAPKGAA from the coding sequence GTGGCGTCCTTCTCTTTCGGCTCCGGCAATGCGGCCAAGCTGCTTCGGATACCGCTCTACCTCGCAGGGCGCGCCGGCACGCTCGTCATCCCTCGTGGCACGCGCTGGGTGTTCGGGTGCGGGGCCGGCGTCGGAGACGGGGCTCTCGCCCTGCAGCGCCTCGTCGCGGCAGAAGGGCACGACACCGTGTGGCTGACGTCCTCCGAGCGGGAGGACAGCGACGCCGCGGCGCTCGGCATCCGCACGACGCGCAAGGACAGCTTGCGAGGCTGGTGGGCCACGGCGCGCGCCGGCGTCGTCGTGGTGACGCATGGACTCGGCGACGTGAACCGCTATGCGGTGTCCGGTGCCTTCGTCGTGCAGCTGTGGCACGGCATCCCGCTCAAGCGCATCGGTCTGGACTCGCCCGCGACCACTCAGGTCCCGGACATCCCCGGGGCTCCGGTCCTGCGCCGCCTCATCGGCATCCTCTACCGGCGTGCGGCTCAGCGCATCCGAGTGCTGCCGGCCGCGTCGCACCGTTCGAGGGGGCGTCTCGAGTCGGCCTTCGCGCTCGGTGACGGCCGAGTGGTCGTCACCGGCGAGCCGCGTGTCGACGTGCTGTCGTCGGGTGACCCGATCGAGCGTCGGGCGAAGGCATCCGACGTTCTGGACCGTGCGATCGGCGGACTGCCGACCGGCTCTCGGATCATCCTCTATGCGCCGACATGGCGTGACGGAGCTGACGACCCGGCGGTCCCGACGGCTGCCCAGTGGGTGCAGATCATCCGGGTGCTCGAAGAGAGTGACGCTGTGCTGCTCGTTCGCTCCCACCCGCTCGGCGAGGGCGGGTACGCGCCTCCGCTGCCCAGCCGACGGGTCAGGATGCTCGGATCCGGAGTGCTCTCCGATGTCACGCCCGTGCTGCCGGCGGTCGACGTCCTGGTCACCGACTACTCGTCGCTCGCCTATGACGTGGGCCTTCTGCGGATGCCGGTGCTCTTCCTCGCCCCTGACGCCGAGGACTATGCCCGCACGAGAGGCTTCTACGGCCGATTCCAGGACGTCGCGGGCGAGGACGCCCCGACGAGTTGGGACGCGCTTCTGCCGCAGCTGTCGGCGCTGCTGGACGATGACGACGTCTTCGCCGCGCAGTCCGAGCGTTCCGGTACGCTCAGCGCGGAGATGCACGCCTTCCGCGACGGAGGCAACACCCGGCGCGTCTACGAGAAAATCCGTGCGCGGGGGATCCCCGCGCCGAAGGGAGCAGCATGA